The following are encoded in a window of Streptomyces sp. 11x1 genomic DNA:
- a CDS encoding histidine kinase produces the protein MTTTGEDHTAAGTGDGAGPWWWDRWRSAVLDGGLALMSAVECSIEGVEFARNAALPEAVGVLFGALAGSVLLVRRLWPVAVVLVFIAVAPAQMGYLMGLVGLYTLAASEAPRRIIGALSGMAFAGVFIVWFVEATRSNLQGDGAVGGGDAFAVFLASTMAIGLTAPPVLLGLYVGARRRLMESLRERADSLERELQLLAERAEERAEWARGEERTRIAREMHDVVAHRVSLMVVHAAALQAVARKDPEKAVRNAALVGDMGRQALTELREMLGVLRSGEGFSSMARVRPGSASASGAAPAPVPLAAVGAAAAAAASRAESEAAEGPSLAELEVLVGQSAAAGMVVELSVEGEVRVYAAEVEQTAYRVVQEALTNVHKHAAGAKTRVRLAHRAAEIAMQVENGPPPEPGAAGAARLPSGGNGLLGMKERVAELGGVFVSGPTDAGGFRVSAVIPAA, from the coding sequence ATGACCACGACGGGGGAAGACCACACCGCGGCCGGGACGGGGGACGGGGCCGGACCGTGGTGGTGGGACCGGTGGCGGAGCGCGGTCCTCGACGGCGGGCTGGCGCTGATGTCGGCGGTCGAGTGTTCGATCGAGGGCGTCGAGTTCGCCCGTAACGCCGCCCTGCCGGAGGCCGTCGGCGTGCTGTTCGGCGCGCTGGCCGGCTCCGTGCTGCTGGTGCGGCGGCTGTGGCCCGTCGCCGTCGTGCTGGTCTTCATCGCCGTGGCGCCCGCCCAGATGGGCTATCTGATGGGGCTCGTCGGGCTGTACACGCTGGCGGCGTCGGAGGCGCCGAGGCGGATCATCGGGGCGTTGTCGGGGATGGCGTTCGCGGGTGTGTTCATCGTGTGGTTCGTCGAGGCGACCCGGAGCAATCTGCAGGGGGACGGGGCGGTCGGCGGCGGGGACGCGTTCGCCGTGTTTCTCGCGTCGACGATGGCGATCGGGCTGACCGCGCCGCCGGTGCTGCTGGGGCTGTACGTCGGGGCGCGGCGGCGGTTGATGGAGAGTCTGCGGGAGCGGGCGGATTCGCTGGAGCGGGAGTTGCAGCTGCTCGCGGAGCGCGCGGAGGAGCGGGCCGAGTGGGCTCGGGGGGAGGAGCGGACCCGGATCGCGCGGGAGATGCATGACGTCGTGGCGCACCGGGTGTCGTTGATGGTCGTGCACGCGGCCGCTCTCCAGGCCGTCGCGCGGAAGGATCCGGAGAAGGCCGTGCGGAACGCGGCGCTGGTGGGGGACATGGGGCGGCAGGCCTTGACCGAGTTGCGGGAGATGCTCGGGGTGTTGCGGTCGGGGGAGGGGTTCTCGTCGATGGCGCGGGTGCGGCCGGGGTCGGCGTCCGCGTCCGGGGCGGCGCCCGCGCCGGTGCCTTTGGCGGCGGTGGGGGCGGCTGCCGCGGCGGCGGCTTCGCGGGCCGAGAGCGAGGCGGCGGAGGGGCCCAGTCTGGCGGAGCTGGAGGTGCTGGTGGGGCAGTCGGCGGCCGCGGGGATGGTCGTCGAGTTGTCGGTGGAGGGGGAGGTGCGGGTGTATGCGGCGGAGGTCGAGCAGACGGCGTACCGGGTGGTGCAGGAGGCGTTGACGAACGTCCACAAGCACGCGGCGGGGGCGAAGACGCGGGTGCGGCTGGCGCATCGGGCGGCGGAGATCGCGATGCAGGTGGAGAACGGGCCGCCGCCGGAGCCGGGGGCGGCGGGGGCGGCGCGGTTGCCCAGTGGGGGGAACGGGTTGCTGGGGATGAAGGAGCGGGTGGCCGAGCTGGGGGGTGTGTTCGTGTCCGGGCCTACGGATGCCGGGGGGTTTCGGGTGTCCGCGGTGATTCCTGCGGCGTAG